The genomic segment GCGTGACGTGTTTTGGCTAATTTTACCTTCTTAGAGAGTGATGGCTATCTAGCCGATCTGTATACAATAGGTTGTCTTtgtatttactgtgtgtttaaGAGGGTGGTGCCTTTAGGTGTTTTATGTTAAATccaaaacagttaaaaaaaacaagcaaggGAGTGTCCACTTCAGGACAGGGTGTAGTAAGAAGGCGAGACACTAAGAGACAGACCCGGGTGCAACACAAAGGAAGCTCCTGTCTGAGCAGCAGAGTCAGTTGGGAGAGAAGTGTCAGAAGAACTCAATAAGTGAAAATCAAACACATAGATAGATGCTGTTTGTCTAAACTCACCTGATCACAGAAGATGACATCATACTCCACCCCACTGAGGAAGACCAGGTAGAAGGCTACATAGATCATCCTCAGGTAGGCACATAGGGCATGGAGGTAACCAAACACACTGGTGGGAAGCcagtcacccacacacacctgttagaggaggagcagaaacaaGGAAATCATAGGCAACCgtttctgtgttttatatttgccATTGTTGTGAATCTTTGAGGGAGACGATTAGGCAGCAGGCGTGTTTACGCACCACAGGCAGGTCCCGGTCCAGGGTTTCAGAGAAGCAGTGTGTTGGATCATAATGGGCCGTCCAGATCTGAACTCTACATCCTTTAGTCTTCAGGGCGACAGCTGCATCCACCACCAGTCGCTCTGCTCCCCCGATACCCAGGTCGGGATGGAGGAACACAACCCGCACCATCCTGCACAACGGATCAAATCAATACATTATCCAAAAAATACTATGCTGGTTGAGGGACAAGGTTTGAAATTCATGTGGAGTGACAGATAAGCAGATATGAGAATCAGCAGGAGGCGCAGTgtgattaattaaataaaaacgtaTAGCGCTGTTGGTACTTAAAGGTTCACAGTGTGAAATTTAGGTGACaaactgaatattaaataatctcAGTGATgatttcactagtgtgttttatttaaattgtataaattgttttctttactctagagTGAgccctttaaatttaaatactttatatttacatcaggagcgggtcatGTTTTTAAcggtagcccagactggacacaCATAACACCCTTGGTGTTTTATGACAgttgaaggctaccacaggttcgcTCTCATGTTTGGAGAGGGGGGTCTTCCGCTGacacatgacacttcaccactaacTTCTACACATTGATGCACCAagagacatgtgaagacagACAACTTTCTGAGCTGCACTGATGGAAAACTTAGAGATGGAGAGATTTTGCGTATTTTCTGTAACTTTTACATTTGACAACACTTCACGTCAGGGCTGTTAATGAGATAGTAAACATCCATCTACTGTCTGCTAACCCCGTGACCAACATCTCCCATAGAACTGTGCCACGCACCACCCAGAGGAGAAGCTCTGGCACTGAACTACAGGTCAATACACACATGAGACTTTAGATTAGGTTTGATCATATGTAACACACGTATCTTTGCACATAGATAAGATCATGGATAGCAACTAGCCTGTAGCTAATGGAAGTATAACAGCTTTTAGATGAACAACTTGCTGGACAGTTGACTTGACTAATTATAAACGACCACAACAACATTACAATATAAACACACGTTTACCTTCGCTTCTACCTTGTCCAAGCTTCGAAACTGTGCTGACGTTTATCTACTGCTCGCAGCAGTCACTACTACCGGCTTGAAACTGTGTCGGTCAGGCGCCATGTTGGATCAAATCAGCCCTTGAGTTCAGGCTACCTGTGCTTCCCGTTAGAACCACAATGGCGTCCTTTTCCTCGACTTAACGGGGACACGTCTCCTTTAAAGTCAGAGCGGGTCACTCGTTTGCCTTTGAattaaagtcaaagtaaatgtctatatttaataaaaaatgataaatatatttctttaaagTCAATTTAGTGGCCTTCTCATGAAGAAACGCCCTGAAGTCATTGTCTGTATCTTTATTTTTCGTGTTGGAAGCGGTCAGCCCGCTCAGGCTTCTGTTCGGTCAGCCCCGCTGGTCCCGTGTTTCGCAGTCGTGTCCTTTTCTGACGATCGTCATCGCTGTGGACTCTCTTCTTAAGTTTTCACCCGTCAACTCTCAGACTGCGGCTCAACTGACCTGGACATCGGCTGGAAGAAGGACTCGGAACTCATCTTCATCACTAAATCAAAATGGTACGACTCTCGCCTCACATCAGACTATCACCTCCGTCACAGCTCAACTGTTTCCCCGCAGTCATTCGGACCCGAAACAGCGTTTTGCTACCCGTTAGCTTgatagctaacgttagctcaaCAATTGTAGACGTGGCTAATTCCCCTACATCTTAAacagtcacaacacacacatgttcctctAGTGCAGCTCTCAGTTTACCACcgtaacatgtgtgtgtgtgtgtgatcacatgTGGTGGGGACTGTGAGTTAACTCCAGATGATGAAACCAAGGAATAGTGTGGACTCTCAGTCAGGGCCCTTTGCTATCAGTCTCTAACATGATATATTGTACAGTTGTCAATCAAATGTGAATTAGATATCCATGAGCCATTAAAGTGTCTTTAAGCTACAGGTTCGATTTCACattctgtgtttacatgtgtgtgttagtgccaGATATCTGGTGTAACTGAGTTGTATCTGATTCATGTGATTTATAAATCTGGTgattctctctcctgcagcctgGACCAGCAGTAAGTGCAACCAATGTGGGGGCTTCGAGCCGCTCCCCCAGCAAGACGGTGGCCCCCCGCGCCGCAGGCTCCACAGTCCGACAGAGGTATAAACACACGTACACTTATTATCTGACCTCCACACTTATGCCTGTTAACGCTGCagtcatccacacacacacagatatgcagTGGGTAAACTTTCCACCACACAAATGTATgacaaattaatcaaaaataGTTCCTCACAGTCCATGAGAGGTCTACAGATGGTCAGAGAAATCTGTAAAGTGTCTGAATCTGACCATATTTCCTATGATCCATATATGCTCCGGTGGAGGGTTTTGGACATATCAGCCACCACTGTTCTTCAAGCATCACAATCACCTAGGGAATCTATTATTTCAGTAGAGTTCTTAGAGACACCTATAGCTGCTTTGCACTTATACTTTCTTCTTTTGTAACCCTCATATAACTGTGTATTACACCTCACTGACCGTCACTGTACAGTTAACGCTATTAATGGCCACTTCACGTCAAACATTGATGCATCACTTGTGTCTAGGCCTGAAAACACTCTCCATAATTATTTTCCACCCTGCTGATGTCATCGTACTGTAAAGAGTGATTGATACATTTCAGATAGTACGGCTGCCCTCTGTAGATTGGAGCAGCAGATAGATGTTGTGCTGCGGGACTTAATCAGTGTGTAATCAGGGGCTCAATGTTAACCTCCCTCATTATTTCCCTCTACAATCACCATCTTCATTACCTCATTAACCTCAGTTTAATCTCATCACAGAGTGGAGTACCCATGAATCACCCCAATATTTCATCACTAACTACTGTAGTTGGAGTGAGTCTCTGAATACAGTTCAAATGGCaaacaggttgtttttttctaaatgacTCGCTCAGAATGAATGGTCTCGTGATTCCTATTAGTTTCTCTAGaggattgattttaaaagagtaaaaaaagaggaggaattttaagatgttttggcttctaGTCTTATTgtcttgttattatttcataaggaaatataaaatgtattgtcCTTTGAAGCccttaatatttattttatcgATGTCTGTGTTACCATGGTTACTTTACTGCATCAACATATTGTTGACGTGTTGTGTTATATCTGTCTGTTCAATAGGAAAGCTACCAGCAGTGGTGCACGCAGCGGTGCCAGGACCACAGGATCGGCAGGCACTGGTGGCATGTGGCGCTTCTACACAGAAGACTCACCCGGCCTCAAAGTGTAAGTGCAGTTGATAAAAATGGTtgctggtacacacacacacacacacacacacacacacacacacacacacacacacacacacacatagacttCACAACTTTCACATGCAAAAATTTAGCCTTTGATATTTTGACACGTTTCCCACCAATATCCTCTCTAATTCTCAGGATGTCTGATACGATACATGCGCCATCATTAATGTTGTTTATGTTCATCCGGTTTAATGGCAGGTAATTGGTAAGACGTGCCGCCGTTGTAAAACAACTCATTTCCGCGCTTTGGATCCGCTTCATTTTAAGTGTGCATCCACATACACGCAATTATGTTTGTGTAGGAAGAGCACATATTCCTCTCGCCCTCATAAACTTTTATTCCGCTGCATCCTCGTCCCGAATATTAGAGAAGGCATCCTGTCTCGTGGCCGGGTTGATCGATGGTGCCGCGGTGGTTATCGAGTGCGTCTCTCCAGCAGTCGAACGAGGGCAGACTCTCCATACAGTGCTGCGTATCGAGTGCATGTTTGTTTCTGCGTTAGACGCCAGCCTCAAAGCTTCATTAAAGGATCCACTCTGAAAGGTCAACTCAATTACAGCCTTCTGACAGGGGACAGGATTGGGCGGGGAGGGGGGTGCGGAGGAAATGGTTGGCATGGAAATGCTGCTACTTAGCGATGTGCCCCCTCTACTACCAGCTCCCCACCCCTCCCCCCAGCTCACTCCCACCCTCCTTGAGAGATGAGAGTCCCTCCATGTTTCCCGAAGCTCATCAATAAAATCCGCCACTCCACCGAGACTCTCCCTCTGGTCGGGGGTCACCGCAAATTATGGGATTTTCGGTGT from the Limanda limanda chromosome 11, fLimLim1.1, whole genome shotgun sequence genome contains:
- the sec61b gene encoding protein transport protein Sec61 subunit beta; its protein translation is MPGPAVSATNVGASSRSPSKTVAPRAAGSTVRQRKATSSGARSGARTTGSAGTGGMWRFYTEDSPGLKVGPVPVLVMSLLFIASVFMLHIWGKYTRS